The Cyprinus carpio isolate SPL01 chromosome A10, ASM1834038v1, whole genome shotgun sequence nucleotide sequence CACACTTAAAAATCCATCGCTGGCACGTTTAACTCGTTGTCTTACCCAACGCTCTAGTGAAGATTTTTCTACAGCCTATCACAAtgtacgaaactgcctggaatcTGTCTCTACCCTGCATAACCTGGATGCTGATGCACATCTTGATCTTTTTAATTCAACCTGCGCAGATATCATGAATTCTATTGCACCTTTGAGGTACAAAAATCACAAGCCTGTACCAGTGCCCTGGCACACTGACACTACACGTACCCTTAGACGGGTTTGTAGACAGGCGGAGCGCCAATGGAAAAAGGACCATCTGCAGGTTTCGtatgaaatcatgaaaaaaatgccTATAAGGTGTTTCAGAAAGCTGCAAAGTCtgcaaaatgcaaacatttttctgAACTTATTTCCAATAATTGCCATAAACCTCAAGTTCTCTTTGCTACTATAAACTCTGTTTTAAACCCCTCTGTGCATCCTATTTTAGAGCCCTCTACTGCTCTCTGTGACAATTTTGCAAAGTTATTTGTTGATAAGAACACACTTTTAAGATCTCAATTGTCTAACTCAGTGTATACACATGATGTTCCATTATGTTCTTCCATCTGGTCTGAGTTTGAGTCGATTGATTTGGACACATGTAATGAAATTGTTGGTCACTTAAAAACCCACTATCTGTCCACAGGATATTATTCCACCTTCTTTCCTTAGGCAAATTATGGACACAGTTGGACCAGGCTTGttacttttaattaacaaatgtCTGTCAACTGGTTCCTTCCCCAACAGTCTGAAAGTTGCTGTGGGTGACGCCATATCTTAAAAAAACTAATCTCGATCCTTCCACTCTTTCTAACTATCGTCCTATTTCTAATCTACCTTTTATTTCAAAGATCCTTGAGAGAGTTGTACTGATTCAATTACAATCATACTTATCCGCAAATTCTCTCCATGAAacatttcaatctggttttaaagcTCTACACAGTACTGAATCTGCTCTTTTAAGAGTGTCAAGTGATATTTTCACTGAAACTGACTCTGGGAAATCAATGGCCTTAGTCTTATTAGATTTGAGTTCTGCATTTGACTTAGTTGACCATGAGGTCCTGTTGCGACGTCTGGAGACATCCGTGGGCTTTCGAGGCGTTGTCTTGCAGTGGTTCCGCTCTTACCTGAACAATACATGTTTTAGTGTCCGTATTGGTCATCAATCCTCTACTAGTGTACCTCTGAACTGCGGAGTCCCACAGGGATCAATCCTCGGCCCCATATTGTTTATTCTGTATCTGTTACCTCTGGCttccatatttaataaatatgaagtaTCCTTCCATCTGTATGCCGACGATACTCaggtttattttcctttaaaacataAACGATAAAAATGGTCTACAACCCTTGTTTGCCCTGTTTAAGTTATCTTAAACTCTGGctttcaagtaactttttaaacctaaatgaaaataaaactgaaataattatctTCGGGCCCAAGGAAAACTGTGTGTTTGATGTTGAGCGTGGTTCTCTCTCGCACCCATATGAAACCCACTGTGCAAGAAATCTGGGCTTTCTGTTTGACCACAAATTAAAATTGTGAGAAACAGATCAGTGCTGTTGTAAAGTCATGCTTTTTTCAGCTCCGCCAACTCTCTAAAGTCAAAAACCGTTTTTAACTCAGAGTAATCTTCAAATAGTGATTCATGCATTCGTAACATCACGACTAGACTACTGTAATTCACTTTACTTTTGGTCTATCTCAGCCTTCTCTTTCTCGCCTACAGCTAGTGCAAAACGCAGCAGCTAGACTCCTCACTGGGACACGCAAGTATGAGTCGATCACCCCTATTTTATTCAAACTCCATTGGCTACCTGTTaaatttagaattgattttaaaattttactttttgtgtatAAAGCTCTTAACAATTTGGCCCCTCAGTACCTGACTGATCTGCTCTGTCCGTACACTCCTTCTCGTACTTGAGATCCAGCGATCACTGCCTTCTTATCGTGCCGAGATCCAGGCTTAAAAAACGAGGTGGACCGTGCTTTTTGCGGGCTGCAGGTCCAAAACTTTGGAACAGTCTGCCTCTCTATATCAGACTGGCTCCCTCAGTTTCCATCTTCAAATCTTCtttaaagacttttttgttttctcttgctTTTCATGCTTATTGACTCTGATACGattactgcttattttttttcttttgttttacttttttagttgtttcttttgtcctgtactgctctgcattttattctctgctatgtacagcactttggtcagccttggttgtttttaaatgtgctttataaataaatattgtattgtattgtattgtatcgCCTGCAGTTTCCCAATCAGAGCGCCGAAAGCTGTTCTTTTATGAGCGTAATCAGCCGCACAGTCCAGCGCTGCCTGAGCGATCCCAAGAGCCTGTGCTGCAATACCAAGCCGCCCGCTGTCCAGAGTTTGCTGTTAGACGTAAAACAACTGCGTTAGATCACAtgtaaacaaagcaaataaaatgcaaatctgAAAGAGAGTTTTATAATTTGATGCAATGCAATGGTTTTATTCTGagtttgaattaattatttttatatacttaaggggatactccaccccaaaataaaaattttgtcattaatcacttacccccatgtcattccaaacccgtaaaagctccattcgtcttcggaacacaatttaagatattttggatgaaaaccaggaggcctgtgactgtcccatagactgccaagtaaataacagtgtcaaggtccataaaaggtatgaaagtcatcgtcagaatactccatctgccatcagacgtgtaatCTGGGTTTTATGAAGCGACGTATagttggcagtctgtgggacagtcacaggcctccaggtttgcatccaaaatatcttaaattgtgttccaaagaagaacgCGCTTTTTttagggtttggaacgacatggtggtaagtgattaatgacaaaattttcattttggggtggagtatccctttaagagaaaaacactgacacaagAAAACCatgttaaaggtgcagtatgtaatattgatgGCTAGcagttgaaatgggtactgcagtccaaattctaaatattggttttcctgtcTCTTTCTCCTCAGACTCAATGCTTAAGCGgattgccagattgaggacatgcAACAAGAACGAGTGCAACTGAAAATAAAGCGTGACGAGCCTTACTGTGTAAGTTGATTAGTTGATTTATCCGCATTTTAATATGCCTCTGGTCATAGAGGTTTTTAGATGGATGCCAAAGCTTTTTAGGTCAGGTAGAATCTGCGATCTCTGaccaagttttatttttatttactggcTTCCAATACACTGTGTTTTCAACCATCTGGCAACCCGGGGGTGCTGAAATACTGTTGGGTAAACTGACAGTTGGTGGAATCACAcaggacaaaataaaaaacagggattctgacaaaaaatgaacatttcaaaaGTAGAATAACAGCTGTAgaattgtttttcagaaaaagaaGCATGTGGatatgtttcctaaatatctgcaaacatattatgcaaTTTTTATGCTTAAGTACAGAAGTACAGTCACAAAAtaacatacagctcctttaaaatCATACCATTGCAATCTTAAAGCCCATTCCTCGCTCTCCCAGCATGTTGCTGAGTGGGATGCGGCAGTCTTCCAGAATAATATTGGCAGTCGATGAAGCTTGAATCCCAAGTTTGTCTTCTTTCTTCCCTAAAGACAACCCCGGATGAGGCATCGGCACTAGGAAGGCACTAATTccctgatttttaaataaaataaaataacatatcaaataaataactggataatgtatttcttatttgAAAATTCCTTTTCACTCTGTGAATACatacaatcaaatcaaatcaaataatttcaGCTCTTCTagttttatgcaataaaaaaaaaatattaattacaattacactGTATAATCAATCTTTTTGAAATCAGTTGATTCACCACACATCGAACCTTGTGTCTTAGGCTTTTGTCTGTTGTGGCAAAAATGATGGTGGCGGAAGCGTCCCAGCAGTTGGTTATCCAGGCTTTGGTTCCATTCAGAACCCATTCGTTTCCCTCCTGCTGCGCCAATGTTGATGCCGCACCTGCATCACTGCCGTTTCCTTGATAGCAAAAAAACACATCTTCAGCACAACATTTCATATCATACAAAGATGAAGATAAACTCTCACTGATGTTAGTGTAAACATGGCAACTCTATGGATCTAGAGATATACAAAATCATTTCAATATAAGGCTCCACAATTGGTGGTTGTGTGAAGGAGTATAACCATGCACCTGTGTTTAGAAAGCAGATAGAGCTCATGAAAAAATGCAGCTGTGTTTACCTGGCTCACTCAGAGCGAAACAGCCCACTTTCTTCCCCGTGGTGAAGGGCGTAATCCACTGCTTTTTCTGTTCTTCTGTGCCAAACTTCAGAATTGGTCCCAGGTACAGCgactaaaacacaacaaactggTCACATGCAGAAGTAAACCTAAAAGCTAAATGATAATGAAGGACCGTTCACATCTGCTGCAGGACAGGTATGATACTTACCTTTGTTCAGTTCAGTAACCCTacaagtatgagcaatagtgatTCTATATAatagtgactatatatatatatatgaggaaaaatgagtaacaataaaataaaacatataaaaaaataaaaaaactactaatgaatctactttattattttaagaaataataataaaattaattcatgtattaatttaataataataataataataataatatatatatatatatatatatatatatatatctatatatatattatatatatatatatatatatatatataatatatatatatatatatatatatacatacaatttaaatataatatgctgTATTTATATGGGTGTTTTTAGGTAgtgatatattcatatatttttcaaaattaagattGAAATTGTCAGcaaaaaaattagcaaatttttaaaaaattaattaaaataaataaaagaaaatacaggtccttctcaaaaaattagcatattgtgaaaaagttcattattttccataatgtaatgataaaattcaactttcatatattttagattcattgcacaccaactgaaatatttcaggtcttttattgttttaatactgatgattttggcatacagctcatgaaaacccaaaattcctatctcaaagaaattagcatatcatgaaaaggttctctaaacgagctattaacctaatcatctgaatcaactaattaactctaaacacctgcaaaagattcctgaggcttttaaaaactcccagcctggttcattactcaaaaccgcaatcatgggtaagactgccgacctgactgctgtccagaaggccatcattgacaccctcaagcgagagggtaagacacagaaagaaatttctgaacgaataggctgttcccagagtgctgtatcaaggcacctcagtgggaagtctgtgggaaggaaaaagtgtggcaaaagacgctgcacaacgagaagagcagacaccggaccctgaggaagattgtggagaaggaccgattccagaccttgggggacctgcggaagcagtggactgagtctggagtagaaaccgtgcacaggcgtgtgcttttgaaccagaaacagcgacagaagcgcctgacctgggctacagagaagcagcactggactgttgctcagtggtccaaagtacttttttcagatgaaagcaaattttgcatgtcattcggaaatcaaggtgccagagtctggaggaagactgggggagaaggaaatgccaaaatgcctgaagtcccgtgtcaagtacccacagtcagtgatggtctggggtgccatgtcagctgctggtgttggtccactgtgttttatcaagggcagggtcaatgcagctagctatcaggagattttggagcacttcatgcttccatctgctgaaaagctttatggagatgaagatttcgttttttcagcacgacctggcacctgctcacaagtgccaaaaccactggtaaatggtttactgaccatgggtattactgtgctcaattggcctgccaactctcctgacctgaaccccatagagaatctgtgggatattgtgaagagaaagttgagagacgcaagacccaacactctggatgagcttaaggccgctatcgaagcatcctgggcctccataacacctcagcagtgccacaggctgattgcctccatgccacgccgcattgaagcagtcatttctgcaaaaggattcccgaccaagtattgagtgcataaacagaacataattatttgaaggttgactttttttgtattaaaaacacttttcttttattggtcggatgaaatatgctaatttttttgagataggaattttgagttttcatgagctgtatgccaaaatcatcggtattaaaacaataaaagacctgaaatattttcagttggtgtgcaatgaatctaaaatatatgaaagttgaatttttatcattacattatggaaaataatgaactttttcacaatatgctaattttttgagaaggacctgtatatattttctaaaagttTTTTATGAGTTCATAAATGCATGAGTTCATTGTTTAACCATATACTTAAATACAGACAGTTTTAAATACGCACTTAGGGTGCATTCACACCTGTCATGTTTGGTTCGATTAAAACAAACTCTGGtgcgattgctctgttagtgcaGTTCATTTGAGTAAGTGTGAATGCTGCCATCTGAACTCTGGTGTGCAACAAACAAGCAGACCGAGACCGCTAAAGATGGGTCTCGGTCCGGTTCCAAATGTACTCTGGTGCGGTTCGAATGAAATATGAACGCAACACGGACCAAACACTTCTAAACgaaccaaaaacaggaagtaatgacaaGATGCGACGCTATGTGACATGATTTGACCACACGGTGTAACCAAATCAAGCAGCTTTTGTTTGGGGTGTTCGGTGAGTTCCG carries:
- the LOC122146482 gene encoding short-chain specific acyl-CoA dehydrogenase, mitochondrial-like; amino-acid sequence: MGVMAVEVPESLGGAGMDYLAYCLAVEELSRGCASTGVIVSVNNSLYLGPILKFGTEEQKKQWITPFTTGKKVGCFALSEPGNGSDAGAASTLAQQEGNEWVLNGTKAWITNCWDASATIIFATTDKSLRHKGISAFLVPMPHPGLSLGKKEDKLGIQASSTANIILEDCRIPLSNMLGERGMGFKIAMQTLDSGRLGIAAQALGIAQAALDCAADYAHKRTAFGALIGKLQAIQFKLADMAFAIESARLLTWRAAMLRDAKKPFTKEAAMAKLGASEAATFVSHQAIQVLGGMGYVTDMPAERHYRDTCITEIYEGTSEIQRLVIANNILKEYQQ